From Schistocerca cancellata isolate TAMUIC-IGC-003103 chromosome 6, iqSchCanc2.1, whole genome shotgun sequence, a single genomic window includes:
- the LOC126088595 gene encoding pro-resilin-like: MKVYVVLSALALCVVAEPPVDRSYLPPSSEYGPPSASSLSSQYGAPAANALSTEYGAPSANGLSSQYSVPSLTGAAFGRSGASNQAPAARVSSSFGSASSRRFGTGRRIGGGLSTRYGAPSAAGRAAGLGGLGLSTQYGAPSYSGDQLSTQYGAPSANAGGLSPVYGVPGYAYNRAGAQEDALAEPANYEFSYSVQDGETLSDFGQEESRQGESAQGQYRVLLPDGRKQIVSYQADEGGYRPTVEYQDTGLTAYSAGGYSYGRGRAGAGAGNGGYHY; encoded by the exons GTGTACGTCGTCCTGTCAGCGCTTGCTCTCTGCGTCGTCGCCGAGCCACCAGTCGACCGGTCGTACCTGCCTCCCAGCTCAGAGTACGGACCTCCCTCCGCCTCCTCTCTCAGTTCTCAGTACGGCGCACCAGCAGCCAATGCCCTCAGCACTGAGTACGGAGCTCCTTCAGCCAACGGCCTCAGCTCCCAATACAGTGTGCCTTCACTAACGGGCGCAGCTTTTGGACGCTCAGGCGCTTCCAACCAGGCTCCAGCAGCTCGCGTCTCCTCCAGCTTCGGAAGCGCCTCCTCCAGGAGGTTTGGAACAGGCAGGAGGATCGGCGGTGGTCTCTCCACTCGCTATGGCGCTCCTTCGGCGGCTGGCCGTGCCGCTGGATTAGGAGGACTCGGCCTGTCCACACAGTACGGCGCGCCTTCATACTCTGGTGACCAGCTCTCCACTCAGTACGGTGCGCCATCTGCTAACGCTGGCGGACTTTCTCCAGTCTATGGAGTGCCCGGATATGCCTACAATCGGGCTGGAGCCCAAGAGGATGCACTTGCC GAGCCGGCCAACTACGAGTTCAGCTACTCGGTGCAGGACGGCGAGACGCTGAGTGACTTTGGACAAGAGGAGTCCAGGCAGGGGGAGAGCGCCCAGGGCCAGTACCGCGTGCTGCTGCCTGACGGCCGCAAGCAGATCGTCTCCTACCAGGCGGACGAGGGCGGCTACAGGCCCACCGTAGAGTACCAGGACACCGGACTCACCGCCTACTCCGCCGGCGGATACAGCTACGGCAGGGGCCGCGCCGGAGCTGGAGCTGGAAACGGCGGATACCACTACTGA